The Bacteroides ovatus genomic interval CCACGGTGTTCCAGATGTTCCTTGCGCACCAGACTGACGGTATAGTAGAGGATGTTACGCTCTTCGCTTACGATATAGCCGATGCCTTTCAGCCGTGAGCGCAGGCGTACCCTCGCCCTGTTCGACACCACCTTGATCCGTGTCACCGGGTCAAGCCCGAATATCACGCGCCGCCGCTCGCGCCGTATCATTTCGCATCGGATTCGGGAAGACACTTTGTAAACCTGTTCCTTGGTGCGTCTCAGCCCTAATTTGGCGGCTATGCGGCTGACGCTCATCTTGCTTATGCCCAGTTCCCTGCCCATTTCGGAGAATGACTTTTCATGAAAGTGGCTTTTGATATGCTCGGCACGTTCCAGCCAGCCGGACTTGGCCACTTTGACAATGCCCATCTTGCGAGCCTTGTTCTTGACTGCCGTCTCGCTCATGCCGACCACTCCGGCAGTATAGGCCGTGGTCTCCACCGGGTAGGTCTCGGCGAGCAGGGCAGTCTTCCGTTCGTCCCATCTGTTCTTTCCCATGGTCATGCTTCCTTGTAATTCGTGAAAAGTGATTTCTTCTCCCGGCGGTACCGGGCAAGCTGTGGCAGGAACGCCCCGAAGAAGGCACGGACGATGGCGTTCACGAGGTCGGAACGGCAGCGGCCCTGAATGTCGCAGTCGTCCAGCGAATCGGCAAGGTCGCGGTCCAGTTTGCAGACCAGACGCTCGTTCTTGTCATCCCTTTGGTCGGCGGTGTCAAGATAGGACAGGAAGTCCTGCCAGCAATTTTCGATATTGCCCGAAAGGGAAACGGATAGCTCGGACTGTTCCTTGGCCGCTTCCAGACTATCCTGTGCATCGGATGTTTCCTGATGGCTGTTGGAAAGCATGATGTCGGGGTCGTTGATGCCTTTGGTCAGGTCATCTATTTCCGGAATGTCTTTTGTCATTGCGCTATGGTTGTTGATGTTACTGTTCATTTTCATTCTCTGTTGTCGGTCTCGCTTCGGATTTCTCCTTGTCATTCTTCTCCGTCTGCTGTATGCTGGGTAGGACAACTTCACGGATGGGCATGGCCGTATCGAAGATGTCGGTATAGATTCGCTCAAAGACCGGCGCGACGATGCCGCCCTGCATGTCGAGGGCGGCCATGGTGCTGAAACGCTCCATGTCGGCACGCTTGGGTATCCTTGCGGTCACGTGCCCGTAGTTGGAGAACGTCTCCCTCGCGTTGTCCCAGATGACCAGCTCGGAGCGTTTGCCGACCCTGCCGTCATGCAGGTTGGGGACGATGAAGAGCCTCGCCTTCATCCGTCCGCCGACGGCTTTGCGCAGGCGGTCTATGAACATGAGGAAACTGGCTGTGGAGGGCACTGTCACCAGATCGTAATGGAACGGTACGATGATGATGTCCGAATTGACGAACATGGGGATCAGACCGTTCGCTTTCAAGCTTCCGGGGGAATCCATGAGCACCACGTCTATGCTGGGGTCGTTGTGCAGCTTTTCCATCAGGTCGGTCATGGCCTTCTTGTCGTTGGCCTCGTATGACAGCACATCGTAGGGCGTATGCTCCTCGCCGTATTTGCGGATGTCCGCCTTGCGGCACTTGACGATGGAGTGCTGGAAGTCGCAGTCGATGACGGCCACACGCACGCCCTTCGTCACCAGATAATTGGCGAAGGTTACGCAGAGCGTCGTCTTGCCGACGCCGCCTTTTTGGTTGGCAAATGTCACTATGACCGGTGTCTGTATCATGTCCGTGCGATAATTGATTACGGCTCAAAATTACCGTCCGAAGCACCGGAAAAACGAAATGTGCAACACTTATGTGCTTTGAGTCAGCCAAACCTGAATATATGACAAATGGGATACTTGGCTATCAGGGTTGACTGAAACCGAAAAGGTTACGGCAGAAAGTCCGCAGGGGAACTTTAATGCCGTAACCTTTCTGTCCTGTGTGCCGTGATTATGTGAAGTCACCTTTTCAGTGATCGTCCATCATCAATCTCATCGTAGTTACCCTTGTGTCCGACTTCCCACTCACGCTTCTCGCTTTGACTGCCGCCTCCTGCATCACGCAACTTGACATGATGTGAATGCGGCCGAGCGGCATTCCGGACTGGAACTTTGTTCGTCTGTTTTTTGGAAGATTTTCGTTTCAGACGGTCGAGGTCGAAGCCTTCCTCCGTCAGGTTGATAAGGATGTGACGTTTGAAATTGATGGCGTAGGTTGATCCGCCATTCTCCCGAATGATGAAACCCTCCGCATAGAGACGGCTCCTGACGGACGTGTCCGCCTCCTCATTGAAGATTTCCTGCAAACGTAGGACGGCATCCATACGGGATGTCGGCTTCTCCGATGAGAGGGCAACCAAATCCGGACGGTTGACCTTGAAGATTTGACAGAGCAGATCTCTTTCCGCTTCGGAGACGGGGCTGAACTTCTCCACCCATGCGATGCGGTTGTTCCGGTCGATGGCTTCCGCCATGAACGGTTTCAACGGACGTGTCTGACCGTCAAAATAGATGACACCTTTCTTTATATAGGCACGCTGTTTACGAATTTTATCGTAAATCTCGCCTTGGGTAATCTTGGGGTTGAGTGTGAGCAGGCGGTCTATGAAGTCCTCGATGCGGTCAAGACGCT includes:
- a CDS encoding ParA family protein; the encoded protein is MIQTPVIVTFANQKGGVGKTTLCVTFANYLVTKGVRVAVIDCDFQHSIVKCRKADIRKYGEEHTPYDVLSYEANDKKAMTDLMEKLHNDPSIDVVLMDSPGSLKANGLIPMFVNSDIIIVPFHYDLVTVPSTASFLMFIDRLRKAVGGRMKARLFIVPNLHDGRVGKRSELVIWDNARETFSNYGHVTARIPKRADMERFSTMAALDMQGGIVAPVFERIYTDIFDTAMPIREVVLPSIQQTEKNDKEKSEARPTTENENEQ